A region from the Vibrio navarrensis genome encodes:
- a CDS encoding transposase zinc-binding domain-containing protein, whose translation MAARTSVNTLYQPRPLNFLFEYNKAWQHLVSTDHPLRDVEISEVAKMLAGGKSTLGGKTLHCENDDCYHTKNIWFTCSSRACSCCGKKSTDNWITQQVERLPNCRWMHMTFTVPDVFWPLFLLNRYLLDKLCQIAVEE comes from the coding sequence ATGGCCGCTCGCACTTCTGTCAATACACTCTACCAACCTCGACCTCTTAACTTTCTCTTTGAATACAACAAAGCCTGGCAACACTTGGTCTCTACCGATCATCCTCTTCGTGATGTTGAAATCTCTGAAGTCGCTAAAATGCTCGCCGGCGGCAAATCCACCTTGGGCGGTAAAACTCTGCATTGTGAAAACGACGACTGCTACCATACTAAAAACATTTGGTTTACGTGCTCCAGCCGCGCTTGCTCCTGCTGCGGTAAAAAATCCACCGATAACTGGATAACCCAACAGGTAGAGCGTCTACCTAATTGTCGTTGGATGCACATGACTTTTACCGTGCCTGATGTTTTCTGGCCCTTGTTCCTTCTGAATCGATATTTGCTCGATAAACTCTGTCAAATCGCGGTGGAGGAATAA
- a CDS encoding tRNA(Met) cytidine acetyltransferase TmcA yields MDTPLQALHAIYQQASTTGWRYGVVLRGDASWQDEQLHHWLTLQTSAVIFSVGLRDDFHPQIRKAVGYKQGQRLLGQECQVLVVDARQPFDANSFTAACGALVGGGILLILPSDGPTTSYAQAWLERHFAELVQINKGQVTQVPQLVVAPEVEDGFADQRHAIESVKKVLTGHRKRPLVLTADRGRGKSSALGLACGQLMQQRPLKILLTAPSFSAVETLFFHAQTQLSSAQSDGKFMFRTSESSLQFIAPDELLSQRPSCDLLLVDEAAAIPLPMLKAMVVDYHRLVFSSTVHGYEGCGRGFSNKFIPWLQAERPGMKAYHLEQPIRWKRNDPLEEWLNRAFLLQSDDVSIDDVISDALSLRLVSKAELLAQPAVLQSCISLLVNAHYQTTPNDLLQLLADEACQLYLAQVQDAVVCCILTVEEGGLDADLIKAIQLGHRRPAGHLVATTIANHLGITQAAQQTATRVMRIAVHPDWQGRGIGQNLLAQLQTLLKDKTDYLATSFGASAGLVRFWQRAGYVPLRLGFSQDAASGCHSLVMVKALSSLAEIWQAQAHLMFKETLPDYLSLSFSELDAMLVRSLLNTVSYSSPNPTCIALIVNYAEGGNSFDSVQPWLKAWLLSLDVESLSDLLISKVLLNQSWQRCAARFAFPGRKQAEQALRDDVRQLVSLSNLQCKLEHLAE; encoded by the coding sequence ATGGACACTCCTTTACAAGCGTTGCATGCGATTTATCAGCAAGCATCAACGACAGGCTGGCGTTATGGCGTGGTTTTGCGTGGTGACGCTAGTTGGCAAGATGAACAACTGCATCACTGGCTAACTCTGCAAACTTCGGCGGTCATTTTTTCTGTTGGGCTACGTGATGACTTTCATCCGCAGATCAGAAAAGCGGTCGGATATAAACAAGGGCAGCGCCTTTTAGGGCAGGAGTGCCAAGTTCTTGTTGTCGATGCGCGCCAGCCGTTTGATGCCAATAGTTTCACCGCGGCTTGTGGTGCATTAGTTGGCGGCGGGATTTTGCTGATATTACCCAGTGATGGACCAACAACCTCTTATGCTCAAGCTTGGTTAGAGCGTCACTTCGCCGAGTTAGTGCAAATTAACAAAGGGCAGGTCACACAGGTTCCCCAGTTGGTTGTAGCGCCAGAGGTTGAAGATGGCTTCGCGGATCAGCGTCATGCCATCGAATCGGTCAAAAAAGTGCTGACTGGGCATCGCAAGCGGCCTCTTGTGCTGACGGCAGACCGAGGACGAGGAAAAAGCAGTGCGCTTGGTCTGGCTTGTGGCCAGTTAATGCAGCAGCGGCCGTTGAAAATTTTGCTGACCGCGCCGTCATTTTCAGCAGTTGAAACATTATTTTTCCACGCACAAACACAGTTATCCAGTGCCCAAAGCGATGGGAAATTCATGTTTCGTACCAGTGAATCGTCACTGCAATTTATTGCGCCCGATGAGCTGTTATCACAACGCCCATCGTGTGATCTCTTGCTGGTTGATGAAGCTGCAGCCATTCCTTTGCCGATGCTAAAAGCGATGGTCGTTGACTATCATCGTTTGGTCTTCTCTTCTACCGTTCATGGTTACGAAGGGTGCGGCAGAGGTTTTTCTAATAAGTTTATCCCTTGGCTGCAAGCTGAGCGCCCCGGAATGAAAGCGTATCACTTAGAGCAGCCGATCCGCTGGAAGAGAAATGACCCACTGGAAGAGTGGCTCAATCGTGCCTTTTTGTTACAAAGCGATGATGTGTCGATTGATGACGTGATTAGTGATGCGTTGAGCTTACGCTTAGTGAGTAAAGCTGAATTACTTGCACAGCCAGCGGTACTCCAATCCTGTATCTCTCTTTTGGTCAACGCGCATTATCAAACCACACCCAATGACTTACTTCAGTTGCTCGCCGATGAGGCGTGTCAGCTTTACTTGGCACAAGTGCAAGATGCTGTCGTGTGCTGCATTTTGACCGTTGAGGAAGGCGGGTTGGACGCCGATCTGATTAAAGCGATTCAGCTTGGACATAGGCGCCCAGCCGGGCATTTGGTTGCGACCACCATTGCCAATCATCTCGGCATCACGCAAGCTGCGCAGCAAACCGCGACACGAGTAATGCGGATTGCTGTTCACCCAGATTGGCAAGGGCGTGGCATCGGGCAGAATCTATTGGCTCAGTTACAAACTCTGCTTAAAGATAAAACGGATTATCTTGCTACCAGCTTTGGCGCCAGCGCGGGATTGGTTCGCTTCTGGCAGCGAGCGGGTTATGTGCCACTGCGATTGGGTTTTTCTCAAGATGCAGCCAGTGGATGCCATTCTCTGGTGATGGTGAAAGCGTTAAGTTCGTTGGCTGAAATATGGCAAGCCCAAGCGCATCTGATGTTCAAGGAGACACTGCCGGATTATCTGTCGTTGAGCTTTTCCGAGTTGGATGCGATGCTGGTGCGATCGCTGCTCAACACGGTGAGCTACTCAAGCCCCAATCCGACTTGTATCGCGCTGATTGTCAATTATGCTGAAGGTGGTAACAGTTTTGACAGCGTCCAACCTTGGCTTAAAGCTTGGCTATTGTCGCTTGACGTGGAGAGCTTGTCGGATCTGCTAATCAGCAAAGTGTTGCTCAACCAGTCGTGGCAGCGCTGCGCTGCGCGTTTTGCTTTTCCTGGTCGCAAACAAGCAGAACAAGCGCTAAGAGACGATGTGCGCCAACTCGTTTCTCTATCGAATTTACAATGTAAATTGGAGCATCTTGCAGAGTAA
- a CDS encoding serine protease, protein MRNILRNVILASSFCTASVAYAQVDLPVIADHIPFTHSSAFKSINPLVVQHPGAQFIKIHFKTLILPPGSSIRLTSKEGTEVLEYTQSQENWFAQSIFGEQVTVELLPNQAGEVGEFDIDYFTAGHQAGMTASTGDSTFSTCGINERRDVACWQESHADKVAWSSPVARLLINGRSLCTAWRVGPDNTLFTNNHCVSTASELKNTEVWFNYQRSSCNGSLATTVKVMGNELLRTDYTLDYTLFSVDDFAKIAAFGYLGLDANEPVYGDGIYIPQHGAGNPKELAIESDQNGSGLCQIDIASTNGRGTNTDTGYFCDTIGGSSGSPVLNAANNKAIALHHFGGCENQGVKMSRIWPQVAMYFNNTLPEGSVDPTVPTIEELIPGSARTDLALNKGEEKRFVVKAQNRISALTVAIQFGAGDADLYVRSGAQPTTSVYDCRPFRSGNNESCSVPAVGEDLYIMVRAYSHFSGVMLNATQE, encoded by the coding sequence ATGAGAAACATTCTACGCAACGTCATATTGGCTTCATCGTTTTGCACCGCTTCCGTGGCTTATGCGCAAGTGGATCTGCCGGTGATCGCCGATCACATACCATTTACTCACTCCTCTGCATTCAAGTCGATCAATCCGCTGGTGGTTCAACATCCCGGCGCACAGTTTATTAAGATCCACTTTAAAACGCTGATCTTACCGCCAGGAAGTTCGATCCGCCTGACCTCAAAAGAGGGAACCGAGGTGCTGGAGTATACGCAAAGTCAAGAGAATTGGTTCGCTCAATCGATTTTCGGTGAACAGGTTACCGTTGAGTTGCTGCCTAACCAAGCGGGTGAAGTCGGTGAGTTCGACATTGACTATTTTACCGCTGGTCATCAGGCTGGAATGACAGCGTCTACGGGTGATAGCACATTCTCCACTTGCGGAATCAATGAGCGTCGGGACGTCGCTTGCTGGCAAGAGAGCCATGCTGACAAAGTGGCGTGGTCAAGCCCGGTGGCTCGGCTACTGATCAACGGGCGTAGCCTCTGTACCGCTTGGCGTGTTGGCCCTGACAATACACTCTTTACCAACAACCATTGTGTAAGCACGGCATCTGAGTTGAAAAACACCGAAGTTTGGTTCAACTATCAACGCAGCAGTTGTAACGGATCCTTGGCAACAACGGTGAAAGTGATGGGTAATGAGCTGCTGCGCACAGACTACACCTTGGACTACACCCTGTTTAGTGTTGATGACTTTGCCAAGATTGCAGCCTTTGGTTACTTAGGCTTGGATGCCAATGAGCCAGTCTATGGTGATGGCATCTATATTCCGCAACATGGCGCTGGCAATCCGAAAGAGCTCGCGATTGAAAGCGATCAAAATGGGTCCGGTTTGTGCCAAATTGATATCGCTTCAACCAATGGCCGAGGCACCAACACCGATACCGGTTATTTCTGCGATACCATCGGTGGATCATCGGGTTCTCCAGTATTGAACGCGGCCAATAACAAGGCGATTGCGCTCCATCATTTTGGTGGCTGTGAAAATCAAGGGGTCAAAATGAGCCGGATTTGGCCGCAAGTGGCCATGTACTTCAACAACACTTTGCCTGAGGGGTCCGTTGATCCAACCGTGCCAACCATTGAAGAACTCATCCCTGGTTCTGCGCGCACTGATCTGGCTTTGAATAAAGGGGAAGAGAAGAGGTTTGTTGTCAAGGCGCAAAATAGGATTTCAGCGCTGACAGTGGCGATTCAATTTGGCGCGGGTGATGCCGACTTATACGTACGGTCAGGCGCACAACCCACCACGAGCGTCTATGATTGCCGGCCTTTTCGTTCAGGCAACAATGAGTCTTGCTCTGTGCCTGCTGTGGGGGAAGATCTTTACATCATGGTGAGAGCTTACAGTCACTTCTCTGGGGTGATGTTGAATGCAACCCAAGAGTAA
- a CDS encoding AAA family ATPase: MKREQTIENLIKLAESTQQVQADRIEIVLEERSDDYFPPMSKALMETRSGLTRRKLDDAISKMEAEGHQFTKNNANHYSISLEEAHMLMDAAGVAKFHQRKNSTGNKPWIINVQNQKGGTGKSMTAVHLAACLALNLDKRYRICLIDLDPQGSLRLFLNPQISIAEHDNIYSAVDIMLDNVPEEVEVNREFLHRNVLLPTQYPNLKTISAFPEDAMFNAEAWQYLSQNQSLDIVRLLKEKLIDKIADDFDVIMIDTGPHVDPLVWNAMYASNALLIPCAAKRLDWASTVNFFQHLPTVYEMFPDDWKGLEFVRLMPTMFEDDNKKQVSVLTEMNYLLGDQVMMATIPRSRAFETCADTYSTVFDLTTGDFEGGKKTLATAQDAVQKSALELERVLHSHWSSLNQG, translated from the coding sequence ATGAAAAGAGAGCAAACGATAGAGAATCTCATTAAGTTGGCTGAATCAACCCAACAAGTTCAGGCGGACCGAATTGAGATTGTGCTTGAAGAGCGTAGTGATGATTATTTTCCGCCAATGTCTAAGGCATTAATGGAAACTCGTTCGGGTTTAACCCGTCGTAAGTTGGATGATGCGATCAGCAAAATGGAAGCGGAAGGGCATCAGTTTACCAAAAACAACGCCAACCATTACTCGATCTCTTTAGAAGAAGCACACATGTTGATGGACGCCGCGGGCGTGGCGAAGTTTCACCAGCGTAAAAACAGCACCGGAAACAAGCCGTGGATTATCAATGTGCAAAACCAAAAGGGCGGTACGGGCAAGTCGATGACGGCTGTGCATTTAGCCGCTTGCTTGGCGTTGAATTTGGATAAACGTTACCGTATTTGTCTTATTGACTTAGACCCGCAAGGCTCTCTGCGTTTATTCCTCAATCCGCAAATCAGCATTGCTGAGCACGATAATATCTATTCTGCGGTTGATATCATGCTGGACAATGTTCCAGAAGAGGTCGAGGTTAATCGTGAATTCTTGCACCGCAATGTGCTTTTACCAACGCAATATCCTAATCTAAAAACCATTTCGGCGTTCCCGGAAGATGCGATGTTTAACGCTGAAGCTTGGCAGTATTTGTCTCAAAATCAGTCTCTTGATATCGTTCGTTTGCTCAAGGAAAAACTGATCGATAAGATTGCTGATGATTTTGATGTCATCATGATTGATACCGGTCCTCACGTCGATCCTCTTGTTTGGAATGCGATGTATGCATCGAATGCGCTGTTGATCCCATGTGCGGCGAAACGTTTGGACTGGGCGTCGACAGTCAACTTCTTCCAGCACTTGCCAACCGTGTACGAAATGTTTCCAGACGATTGGAAAGGGCTGGAGTTTGTCCGCCTTATGCCAACCATGTTTGAAGATGACAATAAAAAGCAAGTCTCGGTACTGACTGAGATGAACTACTTACTGGGTGACCAAGTGATGATGGCGACCATTCCTCGCAGTCGCGCTTTTGAAACCTGCGCCGATACCTACAGCACGGTATTTGATTTAACCACGGGTGACTTTGAAGGCGGCAAAAAGACACTAGCGACGGCGCAAGATGCGGTGCAAAAGAGTGCGCTTGAACTGGAGCGCGTGCTTCATTCTCATTGGTCTTCACTGAATCAAGGATAA
- a CDS encoding RHS repeat-associated core domain-containing protein — protein sequence MSNSSFQPNRRQFLKQTGHLSALVVTSVTLPIAYTSSSEFSYGKIGPICQNPVGFNGVRQDPVTKLYALGNGYRMYNPTLMRFHAQDSLSPFGKGGTNGYAYCLGDPVNRHDPSGHFALLSLLIGAIIGALVGGALSAVSEGIQCAINPEHKFDWKQVGIGAAIGFISGGFGAAAQGAKTSVQVGLAIADIAVSGSADFGLNVAAGVPVKQAGINTIIGAVVGLGTFGMGQGVGKLGKSLSAASQRIARAKTKGLSGKGAVTAGRRFSALYNNSLLDALDLESGLKISKTTGDTLVGFHGTSSHFLDQGIEGGLNLGKMNINGGLSGGKGFYFSLTPSIAKDFAEVATSEFGGVPSLLGVFTSVQQYQGMSVRNCLHIGRMGGGGMKVGYLSELEGIVRPGAYQAVRLRPLKWGYDGQVDRLPFSLESPW from the coding sequence ATGAGCAATTCTTCTTTCCAACCTAACCGAAGACAGTTTTTGAAGCAAACAGGTCATCTATCCGCCTTGGTGGTTACGTCTGTTACATTACCTATCGCATACACATCATCCTCCGAGTTTTCTTATGGAAAAATCGGCCCTATCTGCCAGAATCCCGTTGGATTTAATGGGGTTCGTCAAGATCCTGTGACGAAACTCTATGCACTAGGCAATGGTTACCGGATGTATAACCCCACACTAATGCGCTTCCATGCTCAAGATAGCCTAAGCCCTTTTGGCAAAGGTGGGACCAACGGATATGCCTATTGTCTGGGTGATCCAGTAAATCGCCACGATCCCAGTGGTCACTTTGCTCTGCTCAGTTTGTTAATCGGAGCCATTATTGGTGCTCTGGTGGGAGGCGCTTTATCTGCTGTAAGTGAGGGAATTCAATGCGCTATCAATCCTGAACATAAATTTGACTGGAAGCAAGTTGGCATTGGTGCCGCTATTGGTTTTATTAGTGGCGGATTTGGTGCAGCAGCCCAGGGAGCGAAGACCAGTGTTCAGGTTGGCCTAGCGATCGCTGATATCGCGGTTTCCGGTAGTGCGGATTTTGGCTTGAATGTTGCCGCAGGGGTCCCCGTTAAGCAAGCAGGAATCAATACCATTATCGGCGCCGTTGTCGGTCTGGGCACCTTTGGAATGGGGCAGGGAGTGGGCAAGTTGGGGAAATCACTGTCAGCTGCGAGTCAAAGGATTGCAAGGGCCAAAACTAAAGGATTGAGTGGGAAAGGTGCGGTCACGGCAGGAAGGCGTTTTAGTGCTCTCTATAACAACTCTCTACTCGATGCTTTGGATCTTGAGAGCGGGCTAAAGATCTCAAAAACAACAGGTGACACACTTGTAGGTTTTCATGGGACTTCAAGTCATTTCCTAGATCAAGGAATAGAAGGCGGATTAAACTTAGGAAAAATGAATATCAATGGGGGGTTGTCGGGAGGGAAAGGGTTTTATTTTTCCTTGACTCCCAGTATCGCAAAGGACTTTGCTGAGGTTGCTACTTCAGAATTTGGAGGCGTTCCTAGTCTACTAGGTGTCTTTACGAGTGTTCAACAATACCAAGGCATGAGTGTGAGGAACTGCTTACATATCGGTAGGATGGGTGGAGGAGGTATGAAAGTTGGTTATCTATCTGAACTCGAGGGTATTGTAAGGCCCGGGGCCTACCAAGCAGTTAGACTAAGGCCATTGAAATGGGGTTATGATGGTCAGGTCGATAGGTTGCCATTCTCCCTAGAATCACCTTGGTAG
- a CDS encoding replication initiator protein RctB domain-containing protein, giving the protein MTTEEKILIKAPRSHKDGHLFEVSASSADWVEQYQHFKGVTKSILELLNLISLRGFSSKDGLVSTTEIVDATDGQLTRAALQQRLRAAVSIGLFTQTPVRFEEGLAGKTMLHRFVNPNKLISVLGAASLVTEKVKQSEKEKRSKALAQTQVNKRLLNEHGLNTPPSMKDEADQFVVSPTNWAGIIDQALAPPRTRKSYQKSMVSISGTRAVIETRSSKNIMTVDDLMTLFALFTLTVQYHDHHKEEYQLDATHIPNKTPLYITDILSLRGKKDSGPARDSIRDSIDRIEFTDFQLHELTGRWLSENMPEGFKSDRFRFIARTITASEEAPTEGSDGEIRIKPNLYILVWEPSFYEELLTRDYFFLFPPEILKQHTLVFQLYSFFRSRMVRRHTDSMLLTELNQKLARNIEWRRFSMDLIRELRRLSEGKGSEDLFVVNLWGYHLTVATIQDKDKVIDYQIDIKCDVEEVLRYSRARTTNAGKRNMAPTLPNPLRNEMVSKQKLEELSGIIDGEFEPIQRKERSPKGNLGRRVKLRKHLVEINADEITITLTKYTSPEALERSITALSAMTGHPYVSIKEECQELLEKLDYIRVDEHVLPYEALSKVVELYNSQTENKHLSIERLIAGLAVRRKVCRQVFEGHLDDTVFRALDEVAV; this is encoded by the coding sequence ATGACAACCGAAGAAAAAATACTGATCAAAGCTCCAAGGAGCCACAAAGACGGCCATCTGTTTGAAGTCAGTGCCTCGTCTGCAGATTGGGTTGAGCAATATCAGCATTTCAAAGGGGTAACGAAAAGTATTTTAGAATTGTTAAATTTGATCTCTTTGCGTGGATTTAGCAGTAAAGACGGACTGGTATCAACCACTGAAATTGTCGATGCTACCGATGGACAATTAACCCGAGCCGCACTACAGCAACGTTTACGAGCCGCGGTCAGCATCGGATTGTTTACCCAAACGCCAGTACGCTTTGAGGAGGGGCTTGCAGGCAAAACGATGCTGCATCGTTTCGTTAACCCGAACAAACTGATCTCGGTATTAGGCGCTGCCAGTTTAGTCACCGAAAAAGTAAAACAGAGTGAAAAAGAGAAACGTTCGAAAGCGTTAGCGCAAACTCAGGTCAATAAACGATTACTCAATGAACACGGCTTAAATACGCCGCCGAGTATGAAAGATGAAGCTGATCAATTCGTCGTTTCACCAACCAATTGGGCCGGGATCATTGACCAGGCACTCGCCCCCCCAAGGACTCGCAAAAGCTACCAGAAATCGATGGTTTCAATCTCCGGTACTCGAGCGGTGATTGAAACTCGCTCCTCGAAAAACATCATGACGGTGGACGATCTGATGACACTGTTTGCGTTGTTCACTTTGACGGTGCAATACCATGATCATCACAAAGAGGAATATCAGTTAGATGCCACCCACATTCCGAACAAGACACCACTCTATATCACGGATATTTTGTCGCTAAGAGGCAAAAAAGACAGTGGACCAGCGCGCGATTCTATCCGCGATAGTATTGATCGTATTGAGTTTACCGATTTTCAATTGCATGAACTGACCGGGCGTTGGCTGAGTGAGAATATGCCCGAAGGGTTTAAAAGCGATCGTTTTCGCTTTATAGCTCGCACCATTACGGCGTCTGAAGAGGCGCCTACAGAGGGCAGTGACGGTGAAATTCGCATTAAACCCAACCTATACATTTTAGTTTGGGAACCCTCGTTTTACGAGGAGCTACTGACTCGCGATTACTTTTTCCTCTTTCCACCAGAAATCTTGAAACAACATACTTTGGTGTTTCAGTTGTATTCGTTTTTCCGCAGTCGTATGGTTCGTCGCCACACGGATAGCATGCTGTTGACCGAGCTCAACCAAAAGTTGGCGCGCAATATTGAATGGCGCCGTTTCTCAATGGATCTGATCCGTGAGTTACGTCGGCTATCAGAAGGGAAGGGATCGGAAGATCTTTTTGTCGTTAACTTGTGGGGCTACCACCTGACCGTGGCGACGATCCAAGATAAAGACAAAGTGATCGACTACCAGATCGATATCAAATGTGATGTTGAAGAAGTGCTGCGTTACTCACGAGCTCGTACCACCAATGCGGGCAAACGCAATATGGCGCCGACGCTGCCTAATCCGCTACGCAACGAAATGGTTAGCAAGCAGAAGCTGGAGGAGCTATCAGGCATCATTGATGGTGAGTTTGAGCCGATCCAGCGCAAAGAGCGTTCTCCGAAAGGCAATTTGGGGCGCAGAGTGAAACTGCGTAAGCACTTAGTGGAGATCAATGCCGATGAGATCACTATTACGCTAACCAAATATACCTCTCCAGAGGCCCTAGAACGCAGTATAACGGCGTTATCAGCGATGACAGGGCATCCGTATGTTTCTATCAAAGAAGAGTGTCAGGAGCTGTTAGAGAAGCTGGATTACATTCGCGTCGATGAGCATGTTTTACCATATGAAGCGCTCAGTAAAGTCGTGGAGCTGTACAACAGCCAGACGGAGAACAAACATTTGTCGATTGAGCGTTTGATTGCTGGCCTTGCCGTGCGGCGAAAAGTGTGTCGCCAAGTGTTTGAGGGCCATCTGGATGACACTGTGTTCCGCGCGCTAGACGAAGTGGCCGTTTGA
- a CDS encoding PA3496 family putative envelope integrity protein, translating to MSINSINHDEIADMAHKWEVSEEEVALRPEKQVKSAEARRRIEALREIRESGLSIEEAKELGLLH from the coding sequence ATGTCCATTAATTCAATAAACCATGACGAGATAGCAGATATGGCTCATAAGTGGGAAGTTTCGGAAGAGGAAGTCGCGCTGAGACCAGAAAAACAAGTGAAATCTGCAGAAGCGAGACGCCGCATTGAAGCGCTGAGAGAGATCCGTGAAAGCGGTCTGAGTATCGAGGAAGCAAAAGAATTAGGACTGCTTCACTAA
- a CDS encoding ParB/RepB/Spo0J family partition protein: MAIRTSELNAKLFGKADKRRVTTPQEAQTAAKEQAQVIELSVAGEQSVTFELVRIAAQEVEQKTVVFAENAREQAFLNEHALSDVLSTLKERGQQYPAVGRRAAEGKIEVLDGSRRRMSCILAKQDFLIYVADNISAEQAKFLSDVANAHKPLSLYEKGKEMQAKLDKGEAEDQKALAKMFQCSEALVSGALKAASLPMELLQAYPNVSELGRPTIVKLHKQYFSLPSEQQTQLLHKCLSEEGLVWQRSQAQGVARLTKEVTETLEQWMSELLPTKPQAKAEKTELIKGRASYSRKGSNLALTLKKIDDQTMDEILKFLESKLG; encoded by the coding sequence ATGGCAATCAGAACTTCAGAACTCAATGCCAAACTCTTTGGTAAAGCAGATAAGCGCCGAGTCACCACACCTCAAGAGGCGCAGACTGCGGCGAAAGAACAAGCACAAGTGATTGAACTGTCTGTGGCGGGAGAGCAGAGCGTCACGTTTGAATTGGTGCGTATTGCCGCTCAAGAGGTGGAACAGAAAACGGTCGTGTTTGCAGAAAATGCACGTGAACAGGCATTTTTAAACGAACACGCGTTGTCCGATGTTTTAAGTACGCTCAAAGAGAGAGGGCAGCAATACCCTGCGGTCGGTCGTCGTGCAGCTGAAGGTAAGATCGAAGTGCTCGATGGTAGTCGCCGTCGTATGTCTTGTATTCTCGCGAAGCAAGATTTCCTCATTTATGTCGCCGATAACATCAGTGCCGAGCAGGCGAAATTTTTGTCTGATGTCGCTAATGCACACAAGCCACTCTCGCTGTACGAGAAAGGCAAAGAGATGCAGGCGAAGTTGGATAAAGGGGAAGCCGAAGATCAAAAAGCGCTGGCAAAAATGTTCCAATGTAGTGAGGCATTGGTTAGCGGCGCGCTCAAAGCGGCTTCGCTGCCTATGGAGTTGCTGCAAGCTTACCCAAACGTGAGCGAGCTTGGCCGCCCGACGATCGTAAAACTGCACAAACAGTACTTCTCTTTGCCAAGTGAGCAACAAACGCAGCTTTTGCATAAATGTCTGAGTGAAGAAGGGCTGGTTTGGCAACGTAGTCAGGCTCAGGGAGTGGCGCGTTTGACCAAAGAAGTGACGGAAACGCTTGAGCAGTGGATGTCTGAGTTGCTACCAACTAAGCCTCAAGCCAAAGCAGAGAAGACAGAGCTTATCAAAGGACGCGCGTCTTACAGCCGTAAGGGCAGTAATTTGGCGCTGACACTAAAGAAAATAGATGACCAAACGATGGATGAGATCCTCAAATTCCTTGAATCCAAGCTAGGATAA